In the Aulosira sp. FACHB-615 genome, one interval contains:
- a CDS encoding polysaccharide biosynthesis tyrosine autokinase encodes MLKSEKHPYLSQAKSAQFNNNDDDELHIGQIFAILRRRLLLISGITALVATAAVLKAETDPPVYLGSFDILTRQVTGETKVIASVPQTISDEDATPSVSVSSGKGGSNGNTTIQVLRSPRVLDPIVEKLKPKYPYINYNLLVSGLIIGSESPDILTVQYTHPDKQLVSDVSKLLADAYLAYSLQERQLDVDQAIEFVDKQRQPIEARVKYWQNQLRNLQVENNLIDPAQRAQELASQLAGLRQQRIENRLQLEQLVARYQDLQRELARNPGEKAGNSLLSENGRYQKILDQIQAVDIEIAQKAAVYTPDNPAMVTLTDRRAYLLPLLAGEEMRLQKELQSQIRSVSARDKFLYDKITTLNNDVRYLATLTRTYSNIQQQLEISNSSLTQFTTKQQALEIEKAQKQQPWRLLDPKLASVDKPSAISNNAKLNLAIGGILGLVLGIGAALIVDKLSNIFYTVQELKNSAKLPLLGIVPLRKELESAPQSTLSRGLQQTNRASFFEIYRSLYTNIMLLGSDDPIRSLVISSAGQGDGKSTVAVHLAQAAAAMGQRVLLVDSNLRCPSLHQRLGVLNVQGLTDVIAQDLDWENVIERSPIEDNLFVMTAGPTPPDSVRLLASKKMQDLMNELQSNFDLVIYDTPPLLGFADAYLLASNTNGIVMVAGLGHLKRTALKQVLEEIQISGTPLLGMIANKSKDSTPVSHDYYQQYYKKSTSAEIVEVETPNSDEQANSVFRGIRRR; translated from the coding sequence ATGCTGAAGTCAGAAAAACACCCTTACCTGTCACAAGCTAAATCTGCTCAGTTTAACAACAATGATGATGACGAGTTGCATATAGGTCAGATTTTTGCCATTTTGCGTCGTCGATTGCTGTTAATTTCTGGAATAACTGCTTTAGTAGCTACAGCAGCAGTGTTAAAGGCCGAAACCGACCCTCCAGTATATCTCGGCTCGTTTGATATTTTAACGAGGCAGGTAACGGGTGAAACTAAGGTAATAGCTAGTGTGCCTCAAACAATTTCTGATGAAGACGCAACTCCTAGTGTTTCGGTATCATCAGGCAAGGGTGGAAGCAACGGTAATACCACAATTCAAGTCTTACGTAGTCCCAGAGTACTTGATCCGATTGTGGAAAAGCTTAAGCCCAAATATCCATACATTAATTATAATTTGCTAGTTTCTGGCTTAATTATCGGCTCAGAATCACCAGACATTTTAACTGTTCAATATACGCACCCAGACAAACAACTAGTAAGTGATGTTTCTAAGCTACTAGCTGATGCTTATTTAGCTTATAGTTTACAAGAACGTCAGTTAGATGTTGATCAAGCAATTGAGTTTGTTGATAAACAAAGACAGCCAATAGAAGCGAGAGTCAAATATTGGCAAAATCAACTCCGCAATTTACAAGTAGAAAATAATTTAATTGATCCAGCCCAAAGAGCGCAAGAATTAGCTAGTCAACTGGCTGGGTTGCGACAACAGCGCATCGAAAATCGCCTACAACTAGAACAATTAGTCGCCAGATATCAGGATTTACAAAGAGAATTAGCCAGAAACCCTGGTGAAAAAGCAGGTAATTCTTTACTGAGTGAAAATGGGCGTTATCAAAAAATACTAGATCAAATCCAAGCCGTTGATATTGAAATTGCCCAAAAGGCAGCAGTATATACACCAGATAACCCAGCTATGGTGACGCTAACAGATAGGAGAGCTTATTTGCTTCCTTTATTGGCTGGTGAGGAAATGCGTCTGCAAAAAGAATTGCAAAGCCAAATTCGGTCTGTTTCCGCCCGTGATAAATTTTTGTATGACAAAATCACAACTCTGAATAACGATGTCAGATACTTAGCGACTCTGACTCGTACCTATAGTAATATTCAGCAACAATTAGAAATTTCTAACAGTTCTCTGACGCAATTTACTACTAAACAACAAGCACTAGAAATTGAAAAAGCTCAAAAACAACAACCTTGGCGATTACTTGATCCTAAATTAGCATCAGTTGATAAACCAAGTGCAATTTCTAACAATGCCAAGCTAAACTTAGCTATTGGTGGCATTTTAGGGTTGGTGTTGGGTATAGGGGCAGCTTTGATTGTTGATAAATTGAGTAATATTTTCTACACTGTTCAAGAGTTGAAGAACAGTGCTAAGTTGCCATTACTAGGAATTGTACCTTTAAGAAAAGAACTAGAATCAGCACCACAATCAACTTTATCTAGAGGTTTACAACAAACTAATCGAGCTTCTTTCTTTGAAATTTACCGATCGCTCTACACCAATATCATGTTATTGGGTTCTGATGACCCGATTCGCTCGTTGGTAATTAGCTCTGCTGGCCAGGGAGATGGTAAATCTACGGTGGCTGTACATTTAGCACAGGCCGCTGCGGCAATGGGTCAGAGAGTGTTATTAGTAGACTCTAACCTGCGTTGTCCTAGTTTGCACCAGCGTCTGGGTGTATTGAATGTCCAGGGTTTGACTGATGTCATTGCCCAAGATTTAGATTGGGAAAATGTGATTGAGCGATCGCCAATAGAAGATAATCTATTTGTGATGACTGCGGGGCCGACACCTCCCGATTCTGTCAGATTACTAGCTTCTAAGAAAATGCAGGATTTAATGAACGAACTGCAAAGCAACTTTGATTTAGTAATTTATGACACTCCCCCATTGCTAGGGTTTGCTGATGCTTACCTGTTAGCATCTAACACCAATGGTATTGTTATGGTAGCTGGCTTGGGTCATTTGAAACGTACTGCCCTCAAGCAAGTATTAGAAGAAATTCAAATTTCTGGTACACCCCTGTTAGGGATGATTGCCAACA
- a CDS encoding AarF/ABC1/UbiB kinase family protein: protein MGQYQPAQLKRYNPEAIARHYRYRPWLAWGRLLRIIWSFAGFVLSLKWDEWQNQVEQNRGKRATQLRQLLTSLGPTFIKVGQALSTRPDLIRKDFLEELVKLQDQLPAFDSAIAYTIIEKELDCPISAVYSELSPEPVAAASLGQVYRGRLISGEEVAVKVQRPNLRPLLTLDLYLMRWAASWLAPLLPLNLGHDLTLIVDEFGTKLFEEIDYINESRNAEKFANNFRNDPQVKVPAIYWRYTSSRVLTLEWINGLKLTDTKSIRAAGLDPETIIQIAVTSGLRQLLEFGFFHADPHPGNLFAMPDGRMAYIDFGMMDQLEETSKENLVDALVHLVNKDYLDLATDFVNLGFLTADTNIVPIVPALETVLGDAIGKNVGDFNFKTITDEFSELMYEYPFRVPAKFALIIRSLVTQEGIALSLNPNFKIVEVGYPYIARRLLTGESPQLRRRLLNVLFKDGKFQWQRLENLIAIARTDGNFDVLPTAQMGLQFLLSEEGKFLRRQLVLALTEDDRLHTEEVQRLWDLVKDDIKPNRLIDVAIRLLTEFSREGVAAILPRATAFVNLGDSASGITH, encoded by the coding sequence GTGGGTCAGTATCAACCTGCTCAGCTAAAGCGGTATAATCCAGAAGCGATCGCTCGTCACTATCGTTACCGCCCCTGGTTAGCATGGGGACGCTTGCTGAGAATTATTTGGTCTTTTGCTGGATTCGTTTTGAGTCTAAAGTGGGATGAATGGCAAAATCAAGTAGAGCAGAATCGGGGAAAGCGAGCTACCCAGTTGCGTCAACTACTAACAAGCCTAGGCCCCACCTTCATTAAAGTTGGTCAAGCCCTCTCCACCCGGCCTGACCTGATTCGCAAAGATTTCTTAGAAGAGTTGGTAAAATTACAAGACCAACTGCCAGCTTTCGATAGTGCGATCGCATACACAATTATTGAAAAAGAACTTGATTGTCCCATATCAGCAGTTTACAGTGAATTATCACCAGAACCTGTAGCGGCGGCAAGTTTAGGTCAAGTTTATCGGGGACGTTTGATTAGTGGTGAAGAAGTCGCAGTCAAAGTACAACGCCCCAACCTCCGACCACTTCTCACCTTAGACCTTTATTTAATGCGTTGGGCTGCGAGTTGGCTTGCACCTTTGCTACCCCTAAATCTCGGTCACGATTTGACCTTAATTGTGGACGAGTTCGGGACAAAATTATTTGAAGAAATTGACTACATCAACGAAAGTCGCAACGCCGAAAAATTTGCCAACAACTTCCGCAACGACCCCCAGGTAAAAGTCCCGGCAATTTACTGGCGTTACACTAGCAGTCGGGTATTAACCCTAGAATGGATCAACGGCTTGAAGCTAACAGATACAAAAAGTATCCGTGCTGCTGGTTTAGATCCTGAAACTATTATCCAAATTGCTGTCACTTCTGGTTTGCGTCAACTGCTAGAGTTCGGCTTCTTCCACGCTGACCCCCATCCTGGTAACTTATTTGCTATGCCCGATGGTCGTATGGCTTACATCGACTTTGGCATGATGGATCAGTTAGAAGAAACCAGCAAAGAAAATTTAGTTGATGCTTTAGTACATTTGGTCAACAAAGACTATCTGGACTTAGCCACAGATTTTGTCAATTTGGGTTTTTTGACTGCCGACACAAATATTGTGCCAATTGTACCAGCATTAGAAACTGTGTTAGGCGATGCAATTGGTAAGAACGTTGGGGATTTTAACTTCAAAACCATTACCGATGAATTTTCGGAATTAATGTATGAATATCCCTTTCGAGTTCCGGCTAAGTTTGCGTTAATTATTCGCTCATTAGTCACACAAGAAGGAATTGCCCTCAGCCTTAACCCCAATTTTAAAATTGTGGAGGTTGGTTATCCTTACATTGCCCGACGCTTACTTACAGGCGAGTCTCCCCAATTGCGGCGACGGTTGCTGAACGTGCTGTTTAAAGATGGTAAATTCCAGTGGCAGCGATTGGAAAACTTAATTGCGATCGCCCGCACAGATGGTAACTTTGATGTATTACCTACAGCCCAAATGGGATTGCAATTTTTGTTATCAGAAGAAGGTAAATTTCTGCGGCGACAATTAGTATTAGCCCTCACAGAAGATGACCGTCTGCATACAGAAGAAGTACAACGCCTGTGGGATTTAGTCAAAGATGACATCAAACCCAATCGTTTAATAGATGTCGCCATTCGCTTATTAACCGAATTTTCTAGAGAAGGAGTAGCCGCTATTTTACCAAGAGCTACAGCTTTTGTTAATTTAGGAGATTCGGCATCAGGTATCACGCACTAA
- a CDS encoding type II toxin-antitoxin system YafQ family toxin, protein MEVSFSSAFKRAFKKRIKGNIDLEAKFWQKLEQFTIDPFDPSLKTHKLSGKLQEFWSFSVDYDERVLFYFTEDGKAVFVDIGSHDEVY, encoded by the coding sequence GTGGAAGTTAGTTTCAGTTCCGCATTTAAACGTGCTTTTAAAAAGCGCATCAAAGGCAACATAGATTTAGAAGCAAAGTTTTGGCAAAAACTGGAACAGTTCACTATAGATCCATTTGATCCAAGCTTGAAAACGCACAAACTATCGGGAAAGCTTCAAGAATTTTGGAGTTTTAGTGTAGATTACGATGAAAGAGTACTGTTCTACTTTACAGAAGACGGCAAAGCTGTATTTGTAGATATCGGTAGCCATGACGAGGTTTATTGA
- a CDS encoding M1 family metallopeptidase: protein MSHSYFDTENNGRKSFELPGARPHYNPDRPGQVEHIFLDLHLDIPKQSYHGSCSIRLLPIRSGIDRLVLDAVNLNIQSVQVDEVVQKFDYDGEQLAIKLDQPTEQGKRILIAIAYSAEKPQRGIYFIQPDKHYPHKPTQVWTQGEDEDSRFWFPCFDYPGQLSTSEIRVRVPKALVAISNGELIETIEEGSEKIYHWSQQQVHPTYLMTLAVADFAEIRDEWQGKPVTYYVEKGREADAKRSMGKTPRMVEFLSEKYGYPYPFPKYAQVCVDDFIFGGMENTSTTLLTDRCLLDERAALDNRNTESLVVHELAHQWFGDLLVIKHWSHAWIKEGMASYSEVMWTEHEYSAEEAAYYRLIEARSYLSEDRSRYRRPMVTHVYREAIELYDRHIYEKGSCVYHMIRAELGEELFWHAIQTFVQDNAHKTVETVDLLRAIDKATGRNLAFLFDQYVYRGGHPDFKVAYSWDGDANLAKVTVTQTQADKNSSKNLFDLKIPIGFGYVQKDSTEKLSTQHSALSTFTVRVNEAEQSFYFPLSAKPDFISFDVGNHFLKTVTLEYPLPELKAQLESDPDPISRIYAATALAKKGGLEATKALSKALTKEPFWGVRVEVAKQLAEVKLDQAFDGLVVGLKDKSPYVRRAVVNALATIKTYDSYKAVKERVQDGDRSYYVEAAAATAIGAIAAANLDEKPKEEKVIKLLKSVLEEKAGWNEVVRSGAVNGLAELKTSEAALNLLLEYTKQGVPQALRLATIKALGKISVGQTPVNLERILDRLAELAKETFFLTQVAVVTALGKMETPKAIDILRSLAEQTPDGRVRRYADEEIANVQKHIGPETALRQLREELDQLKKQNQELKSRLENLEAKSK, encoded by the coding sequence ATGTCGCATTCATATTTTGATACAGAAAATAACGGACGCAAATCTTTTGAGTTACCGGGAGCCAGACCACACTATAATCCAGATCGTCCTGGACAGGTAGAGCATATTTTTCTTGACCTGCACTTAGATATCCCCAAGCAAAGTTATCACGGTAGCTGTAGTATTCGCCTATTACCCATTCGTAGTGGAATTGACCGTTTAGTGCTGGATGCAGTCAACTTAAATATCCAGTCTGTACAAGTAGATGAGGTGGTGCAAAAATTTGACTACGACGGTGAACAGCTTGCTATTAAGCTTGACCAACCGACAGAACAAGGGAAAAGAATTTTAATTGCGATCGCCTACTCCGCCGAAAAACCCCAACGCGGTATATACTTTATCCAACCAGACAAACACTATCCCCACAAACCTACTCAAGTCTGGACTCAAGGAGAAGACGAAGACTCACGTTTTTGGTTTCCCTGTTTTGACTATCCCGGACAACTCTCCACATCAGAAATTCGCGTGCGGGTTCCCAAAGCATTAGTAGCGATTTCTAACGGTGAATTAATCGAAACCATCGAAGAAGGTTCCGAAAAAATTTATCATTGGTCACAGCAGCAAGTTCATCCTACATATTTAATGACTCTAGCTGTGGCTGACTTTGCCGAAATTCGAGATGAATGGCAAGGTAAACCAGTGACTTACTACGTGGAAAAAGGCCGGGAAGCAGATGCTAAACGCAGCATGGGCAAAACTCCCCGCATGGTCGAATTTTTGAGTGAAAAGTATGGTTATCCATATCCTTTTCCTAAATATGCCCAAGTTTGCGTTGATGACTTTATCTTTGGGGGGATGGAAAATACTTCCACCACCTTATTAACAGACCGTTGTCTTTTAGATGAACGCGCCGCTTTAGATAACCGCAACACCGAAAGTTTAGTTGTTCATGAACTGGCGCATCAATGGTTTGGTGATTTGCTAGTAATTAAGCATTGGTCTCATGCTTGGATTAAAGAAGGTATGGCTTCTTACTCTGAAGTTATGTGGACAGAACATGAATATAGTGCTGAAGAAGCTGCATACTATCGGTTAATAGAAGCGCGGAGTTATTTAAGCGAAGATCGCAGCCGTTACCGCCGCCCAATGGTGACTCATGTTTACCGCGAAGCCATTGAACTGTATGACCGCCACATCTACGAAAAAGGGTCTTGTGTTTATCACATGATTCGGGCGGAATTGGGTGAAGAATTATTTTGGCACGCCATTCAAACCTTTGTGCAGGATAATGCCCACAAAACTGTTGAAACAGTAGACTTACTCCGCGCCATTGATAAAGCCACAGGTAGAAATTTAGCTTTCTTATTCGACCAATATGTTTATCGTGGCGGTCATCCTGATTTTAAAGTGGCTTACTCTTGGGATGGTGATGCAAATTTAGCCAAGGTTACAGTTACTCAAACTCAAGCTGATAAAAATAGCAGTAAAAATTTATTTGACTTAAAAATCCCCATCGGTTTCGGCTACGTCCAAAAAGACTCCACAGAAAAACTCAGCACTCAGCACTCAGCACTCAGCACTTTTACAGTCCGAGTAAATGAAGCAGAACAAAGCTTCTACTTCCCACTATCAGCCAAGCCAGATTTTATTAGCTTTGATGTCGGCAATCATTTCTTAAAAACTGTCACTTTGGAATATCCCCTTCCTGAGTTGAAAGCGCAGTTAGAATCTGACCCTGACCCAATTTCTCGCATTTATGCAGCGACAGCTTTAGCGAAAAAAGGCGGTTTGGAAGCAACCAAAGCATTATCTAAAGCATTGACAAAAGAACCATTTTGGGGGGTGCGGGTGGAAGTTGCCAAACAACTAGCAGAAGTCAAGTTAGATCAAGCCTTTGATGGTTTAGTGGTGGGATTAAAAGATAAAAGTCCTTATGTGCGGCGTGCGGTTGTGAATGCACTGGCGACCATCAAAACCTATGATAGTTATAAGGCTGTGAAAGAGAGAGTGCAAGATGGCGATCGCAGTTATTATGTAGAAGCCGCAGCCGCTACAGCCATCGGCGCGATCGCAGCTGCTAATCTGGATGAAAAGCCCAAGGAAGAAAAGGTCATCAAGCTACTGAAATCAGTTTTAGAAGAAAAAGCTGGTTGGAATGAAGTAGTTCGTAGTGGTGCAGTTAACGGTTTAGCAGAACTCAAAACTTCCGAAGCCGCTTTAAATCTGTTGCTGGAATACACCAAACAAGGAGTTCCCCAAGCCTTACGGTTAGCGACAATCAAGGCTTTAGGTAAAATTTCCGTTGGTCAAACACCAGTTAACTTAGAACGGATTTTAGATAGATTAGCCGAACTCGCCAAAGAAACCTTCTTCTTAACCCAAGTAGCAGTAGTTACAGCCTTGGGTAAAATGGAAACACCCAAAGCAATTGACATTTTGCGATCGCTTGCTGAACAAACCCCCGATGGTCGCGTGCGTCGCTATGCTGACGAAGAAATTGCCAATGTCCAAAAACACATCGGCCCAGAAACCGCCCTGCGTCAATTGCGCGAAGAACTCGACCAACTCAAAAAACAAAACCAAGAACTCAAAAGCCGCTTAGAAAACTTAGAGGCGAAATCTAAGTAG
- a CDS encoding DUF3352 domain-containing protein — protein sequence MPESKLKFLVPAIGAVVAVTGGIAVYTYLFKGPSGDISGAIGSAKLVPESALMTTYISTDDQVWAKLQQFGTPEAQKLLVKSLEDFNKNTFKGSDISYDKDIKPWISGVMIAVLPPSKTQPAQLKFPTNRANPPLKVQQSTNMLMVIGIKDKLTALNFASKLKNQKGVKSQEIDYKGEKITETTEEKGRPTYSVVVNNSHLILSPDKQAVEKAIDTYKGQPSFASKEGANRLLSQNVNLQNTLVQVYVPDYSGMVEQWAINNTQGKALPPQTLSQLKQVKSMVAGVGIDDQGVRVKAIANLDPQLSKFQYQNTPAKILSQFPGDTFALISGNGISRGWQTFTEQSKDYPEVQQTLQQIRTQLKSAEIDLDKEVFGWMDGEFGIGAVPSNQGVLASVGFGGALVFDTSDRKTAEATFTKLDNIAKAQGVNIATRNIGGKDVTEWQIPKQGALLSHAWLDQDTVFLAVGEPVAEALAAAKSPSLDQSDTFKNVTGSLQQPNGGYFYVDMDKTVTLVNRLAGQGRPIPPDVNALLSSIRGFAATATSPDKSTSQLEVLLALKPSQK from the coding sequence ATGCCTGAAAGTAAATTAAAGTTTTTAGTACCTGCAATTGGCGCAGTTGTGGCGGTGACAGGGGGTATAGCAGTCTATACCTATTTGTTCAAAGGGCCATCTGGAGATATTTCCGGGGCTATTGGTAGTGCTAAATTAGTTCCTGAATCAGCCCTGATGACTACTTACATTTCTACTGATGACCAAGTTTGGGCAAAATTACAGCAGTTCGGTACACCAGAAGCCCAAAAATTACTGGTGAAAAGTTTAGAGGATTTCAATAAAAATACTTTTAAAGGTAGTGATATTTCTTACGATAAAGATATTAAACCTTGGATTAGTGGCGTGATGATTGCTGTTTTACCACCAAGTAAAACTCAACCTGCTCAGTTAAAATTTCCCACCAATCGAGCCAATCCACCATTAAAAGTGCAACAAAGCACAAACATGCTAATGGTGATTGGGATCAAAGATAAATTAACTGCTTTGAATTTTGCCAGTAAATTAAAAAATCAAAAAGGAGTGAAAAGTCAAGAAATTGACTATAAAGGTGAGAAGATTACAGAAACTACTGAGGAAAAGGGTAGACCAACATATAGTGTAGTTGTTAATAATAGTCATTTAATTTTATCTCCTGACAAACAAGCTGTAGAAAAAGCAATTGATACCTATAAAGGTCAACCTTCCTTTGCTAGTAAGGAAGGTGCTAATCGTTTACTCAGCCAAAATGTAAATCTGCAAAATACCCTTGTACAAGTTTATGTCCCAGACTACTCTGGGATGGTAGAACAATGGGCAATAAACAACACCCAAGGTAAAGCCTTGCCGCCCCAAACCTTGTCACAGTTGAAGCAGGTAAAATCAATGGTGGCTGGTGTGGGTATTGATGATCAGGGAGTGCGGGTAAAAGCGATCGCTAATTTAGATCCGCAACTCAGCAAGTTTCAGTATCAAAACACACCAGCTAAAATATTGTCCCAGTTTCCTGGCGATACCTTTGCATTAATTAGTGGTAACGGTATCAGCCGTGGTTGGCAAACCTTCACAGAACAATCAAAAGATTATCCTGAAGTTCAGCAAACACTCCAACAAATCCGCACTCAGCTAAAATCTGCCGAGATTGACTTAGATAAAGAAGTTTTTGGCTGGATGGATGGCGAATTTGGGATTGGTGCAGTTCCATCTAATCAAGGTGTGTTAGCGAGTGTGGGTTTTGGTGGGGCGCTGGTGTTTGATACAAGCGATCGCAAAACCGCAGAAGCCACCTTCACAAAACTTGACAACATAGCCAAAGCCCAAGGAGTTAACATCGCCACCCGCAACATCGGTGGTAAAGATGTCACAGAATGGCAAATACCTAAACAAGGCGCATTATTATCTCATGCTTGGTTAGACCAAGATACCGTCTTTTTAGCTGTTGGTGAACCTGTAGCCGAGGCTTTAGCTGCTGCTAAAAGCCCATCCCTCGATCAAAGCGATACCTTTAAAAATGTCACAGGTTCATTGCAACAACCGAACGGTGGTTATTTCTATGTAGATATGGATAAAACTGTGACTTTAGTCAACCGCCTTGCAGGTCAAGGTAGACCAATTCCACCTGATGTTAATGCTCTTTTAAGTTCTATTCGTGGTTTTGCTGCTACCGCTACTAGTCCAGATAAATCAACCAGTCAGCTAGAAGTTTTGTTAGCACTGAAGCCGAGTCAGAAGTAG
- a CDS encoding ATP-binding protein encodes MSKTDSPKVKAFPLQLVLIIPFALQIFGAVGLVGYLSFKNGRQAVNDLADQLMNRTNSIVQQHLDAYLSIPHKVNQINADAIAMGLLDVRDRKTIGKFFWKEMQAYDLTYIGMGLTTGEGVGAARYDGKTVTIDDWNAKLPNNGLNYATDSHGDRTRINYTFEYNNFKESWYTEPIKAGKPIWSRIYAWNSLDSAYITASAGRPIYDANQRLLGMVGADIHLLKLSEFLRRLDISNFGQVFIVERNGLLIASSTKQDTFAIVKDEAQRIKATESPDPVIKNIAKYIENKFNGFQSITEQKKIQLQLPKETKFVYVTPWRDQYGLDWLVVMSVPEKAFMAKIITNTQITVLLCLAALIVATLIGYLTSGWVIQPILRINRASQAMASGDLEQTLNISKIEELNTLAQSFNYMAEQLRQSFSALEASKTELEDRVEERTAELKTTLIELQRTQAQVIQNEKMSSLGQLVAGVAHEINNPVNFIHGNITHLSEYIQSLMQILHLYQERYLDEDPEIQALAEEIDLDFMIADLDKILPSMKMGTERIRNIVLSLRNFSRMDEADFKTVDIHEGIESTLLILQYRLKEKPDYPGVEVIRDYGNLPLVECFAGQLNQVLMNILVNAMDALEESFLNSQNSTAAKPQITIRTCAFDTQCIEIAIADNGPGMSEQVKHRIFDPFFTTKPVGKGTGMGMAISYQIITEKHHGKLDCVSTLGEGTEFKIQIPVKQ; translated from the coding sequence ATGAGTAAGACTGACTCTCCCAAAGTTAAAGCTTTTCCATTGCAACTAGTGTTGATTATTCCTTTTGCATTACAAATCTTTGGTGCGGTGGGTTTAGTCGGCTACTTGTCATTTAAAAATGGACGACAAGCAGTTAATGACTTGGCAGATCAGTTAATGAATCGAACCAATAGCATAGTACAGCAGCATTTAGATGCTTATTTATCTATTCCCCACAAGGTAAATCAGATTAATGCAGATGCGATCGCAATGGGATTGTTAGATGTGCGCGATCGCAAAACCATTGGTAAGTTTTTCTGGAAGGAAATGCAGGCTTATGACCTCACTTACATTGGTATGGGATTAACCACAGGTGAGGGAGTCGGAGCCGCCCGCTACGATGGTAAAACAGTTACTATTGATGATTGGAATGCTAAATTACCCAACAATGGACTAAACTACGCCACTGATTCGCATGGCGATCGCACCCGCATCAACTACACTTTTGAATACAATAACTTTAAAGAAAGTTGGTATACCGAACCAATCAAAGCTGGTAAACCAATTTGGTCGCGGATTTACGCCTGGAATTCTCTTGATAGTGCTTATATAACTGCCTCTGCTGGTCGTCCTATATATGACGCAAATCAGCGATTATTGGGTATGGTTGGCGCAGACATTCATTTGTTGAAGTTGAGTGAATTTTTGCGGCGTTTAGATATTAGCAATTTTGGACAGGTGTTTATTGTCGAACGTAATGGTCTGTTAATTGCCAGTTCTACTAAGCAAGATACTTTTGCAATAGTTAAGGATGAAGCCCAACGAATCAAAGCTACAGAAAGTCCAGATCCAGTAATTAAAAATATTGCCAAATATATTGAAAATAAATTTAATGGCTTTCAGTCAATTACTGAACAAAAAAAAATTCAGTTGCAACTGCCAAAAGAGACAAAGTTTGTATATGTCACACCTTGGCGTGATCAATATGGACTAGATTGGTTAGTAGTTATGAGTGTGCCAGAAAAAGCCTTTATGGCTAAGATTATTACGAACACTCAAATTACAGTTCTTCTTTGTTTAGCTGCATTAATAGTGGCAACTCTTATTGGTTATTTGACTTCCGGTTGGGTCATTCAACCAATTTTGCGAATCAATCGCGCTAGTCAGGCAATGGCATCGGGGGATTTAGAACAAACTTTAAATATTAGCAAAATAGAAGAACTCAATACATTAGCTCAGTCTTTTAATTATATGGCTGAACAACTGCGTCAATCTTTTAGTGCTTTAGAAGCGAGTAAGACAGAATTAGAAGACCGAGTAGAAGAACGTACTGCTGAATTAAAAACAACATTAATTGAATTACAACGCACCCAGGCGCAAGTTATTCAAAATGAAAAAATGTCTAGTCTTGGTCAACTAGTAGCAGGAGTCGCCCATGAAATTAATAATCCTGTCAATTTTATTCATGGTAATATTACCCACCTAAGCGAATATATTCAAAGTCTGATGCAAATACTTCATCTTTACCAAGAACGCTATCTTGATGAAGACCCAGAAATTCAAGCATTAGCTGAAGAAATTGATTTAGATTTTATGATTGCAGATTTAGATAAGATTCTGCCTTCTATGAAAATGGGAACTGAAAGAATTCGCAATATTGTCTTATCACTGCGAAACTTTTCCCGCATGGATGAAGCTGATTTTAAAACAGTTGATATTCATGAAGGGATTGAAAGTACATTATTAATTTTGCAATACCGTCTTAAAGAAAAACCAGACTATCCAGGAGTTGAAGTTATTCGTGACTATGGTAATTTACCCTTGGTCGAATGTTTTGCTGGACAACTAAATCAAGTGTTGATGAATATATTAGTTAATGCGATGGATGCTTTAGAAGAGTCATTTTTGAATAGTCAAAACTCCACAGCCGCAAAACCACAAATTACTATCCGCACTTGTGCCTTTGATACTCAATGTATCGAAATTGCGATCGCAGATAATGGCCCTGGAATGTCTGAACAAGTCAAACATCGCATCTTCGACCCCTTCTTTACTACTAAACCTGTGGGTAAAGGTACAGGAATGGGTATGGCAATTAGTTATCAAATTATTACCGAAAAGCATCACGGTAAGTTAGATTGTGTCTCTACTCTCGGTGAAGGAACTGAGTTTAAAATTCAAATCCCGGTGAAACAGTAG
- a CDS encoding YkvA family protein: protein MKFSIDSVYNWYRNLIRNPKYRWWVILGTLVYFISPIDIVPDIFPIVGELDDVLLMTLLVTEVSGLVIDGWKARKGVETTTTNPTDSSNDVDSSAKTVDVDAVSVK from the coding sequence ATGAAATTTTCCATTGACTCTGTGTACAACTGGTATCGCAATTTAATTCGTAATCCGAAGTATCGCTGGTGGGTAATTTTAGGAACACTAGTTTATTTCATCAGCCCTATTGATATTGTTCCTGATATTTTTCCTATCGTTGGCGAACTTGATGATGTTTTACTGATGACACTATTAGTAACTGAAGTATCTGGGTTAGTCATTGATGGTTGGAAAGCACGTAAAGGTGTAGAGACTACTACTACCAATCCTACCGACAGTTCCAATGATGTTGATTCCTCTGCAAAAACAGTTGATGTTGATGCTGTGTCAGTTAAATAA